The nucleotide sequence TCCGTGAGGAGGCCGATGCCGTCGTCGGCGTCCTCGAAGGCCGGGCGCTGCCGACCGCCGACGTCATCGCCCACGTTGCCCAGTCGTGCCGCGTGGATCCCTCGGCCGTGACCTTGCTGATCGCCCCGACCGCCGGCCTCGCCGGCGGCGTCCAGGTCGTCGCGCGATCGGTCGAGACATGCTTGCATAAGCTCCACGAACTGGGATTCGACCTCTCCCGGATCGTCTCCGGCTTCGGAAGCGCCCCGCTGCCTCCCGTCGCCTCCGACGACCTGAAGGCGATCGGGCGGACCAACGACGCCATCCTCTACGGCGCCCGCGTCGTGCTCGATGTCACGGGCGACGACGACTCGCTCCGCGCCCTCGGCCCGAAGGTCCCGTCCTCCTCCTCCCGCGACCACGGCGAGCCTTTTGCCGACATCTTCGCCCGCTACAACCACGACTTCTACGCCGTCGATCCCCACCTGTTCAGCCCCGCCGAGGTCGCCTTCCGCAACCTCCAGACGGGTCATTCCTTCGCCTTCGGCCGCCTCGAACCCGCCGTGCTCGCCCGATCCTTCGGCACCGAGGGCGCATGACCGGCCCATGCCCCCGCACCTCGTCGCCCTCGTCTCCGGGACCGGCTGGCATGTCCAGGATCTCATCCGAGCATCCCAGGTCGTCGGCTGCCGCCTCGACCCGCTCCCGTTCCCCTCGCTCGCGGCCCGAATCGGCGGAGGGCCTGCCCGCATCGAGGCCCGCCAGGTCAACCTGCTCGGCGTCGATGGCGTGCTCGTCCGCATGATGCCCCCCGGCTCTTTGGAGCAGGTCGTCTACCGGATGGACGCCCTGCATCGCCTGGAAGCCCGCGGCATCCCGGTGTTGAACCCCCCCCGGGCCGTCGAGGCCGCCGTGGACAAGTATCTCTCGCTCGCCAGGCTCGACGCCGCCGGCCTCCCCGTCCCGCCCACCTGGGTCGGCGAGTCGG is from Tautonia marina and encodes:
- the mch gene encoding methenyltetrahydromethanopterin cyclohydrolase translates to MNRTRPAPGRPMNLNARAARRTDFLIAHALERRVRVVDVPGGGRVVDCGVETPGGLLAGLDLARICMADLAEITLAPGEVGGVACPIVQVATDHPVASCLASQYAGWQLALGKFFAMGSGPMRAAWAHEDVFNAIGFREEADAVVGVLEGRALPTADVIAHVAQSCRVDPSAVTLLIAPTAGLAGGVQVVARSVETCLHKLHELGFDLSRIVSGFGSAPLPPVASDDLKAIGRTNDAILYGARVVLDVTGDDDSLRALGPKVPSSSSRDHGEPFADIFARYNHDFYAVDPHLFSPAEVAFRNLQTGHSFAFGRLEPAVLARSFGTEGA